In one Zobellia galactanivorans genomic region, the following are encoded:
- a CDS encoding alanine dehydrogenase has protein sequence MDQPPSPFSKQQLLPQEETLEVLRQKGELFIGIPKENQYQEQRVCLTPDAVNAITSNGHRVLIESGAGEGANYTDLEYTNAGGEITRDTKKVFSCPLLLKVEPPTLLEIEMMNPQATIISALQIKTQSKAYFEKMAKKRITAIAFEYIRDDDGKYPAVRSLSEIAGISSVLIASEIMAATNDGNGLMFGNISGVPPVEVVIIGAGTVGEFAARSALGLGANVKIFDNSISKLRSIQSNLRQTVYTSTIQPKNLLKSLKRCDVAIGATRGKDRSPVVVTSSMVEHMKKGAVIIDVSIDMGGCFETSVLTTHNKPTIEKYGVIHYGVPNIPSRYPKTATLSISNIFTPYLLELGENGGLENSLRFDKGLRNGLYMYHGILTNKSVGEWFDLQYSDINFLIF, from the coding sequence ATGGATCAACCACCTTCTCCTTTCAGTAAGCAACAGCTGCTTCCACAAGAGGAAACTCTGGAAGTTCTTCGTCAAAAAGGAGAGCTTTTTATAGGCATTCCCAAAGAAAACCAATATCAGGAACAGCGCGTCTGCCTAACCCCTGACGCAGTTAATGCCATTACATCGAACGGACACCGGGTCCTTATCGAATCCGGGGCCGGGGAAGGCGCCAATTATACCGATTTAGAATACACCAATGCCGGAGGCGAAATAACCCGAGACACCAAGAAAGTTTTTTCTTGTCCGCTCTTACTAAAGGTAGAGCCCCCTACACTCTTGGAAATCGAAATGATGAATCCGCAAGCGACCATTATTTCCGCCCTGCAAATCAAAACCCAGAGTAAGGCCTATTTTGAAAAAATGGCCAAGAAAAGAATTACCGCCATCGCCTTTGAATACATACGGGACGATGATGGAAAATACCCTGCCGTACGCTCATTAAGTGAGATTGCCGGAATATCTTCGGTTCTTATCGCTTCGGAGATCATGGCCGCTACCAACGACGGTAATGGACTCATGTTCGGAAACATAAGCGGGGTACCCCCTGTAGAGGTCGTCATTATCGGCGCCGGGACCGTCGGTGAGTTTGCCGCCCGTTCAGCTTTAGGACTTGGAGCCAACGTAAAGATTTTTGATAATTCCATCTCTAAACTACGCAGCATTCAATCGAACCTTAGGCAAACGGTATACACCTCTACCATTCAACCTAAGAACCTATTGAAATCACTGAAACGTTGTGATGTCGCCATTGGCGCTACCCGAGGAAAGGACCGGTCTCCCGTGGTGGTCACCAGCAGCATGGTAGAACATATGAAAAAGGGCGCCGTTATTATTGATGTCAGCATCGATATGGGCGGTTGCTTTGAAACCAGTGTACTTACCACACACAACAAACCCACCATTGAAAAATATGGCGTAATCCACTACGGCGTACCCAATATTCCTTCGAGATACCCAAAAACGGCCACGTTATCGATCAGCAATATATTCACCCCATACTTATTGGAACTAGGAGAAAACGGAGGACTCGAAAATTCGCTTCGCTTTGACAAAGGCTTGCGAAACGGGCTATACATGTACCACGGTATACTGACAAACAAATCGGTAGGCGAATGGTTTGATTTACAGTACAGTGACATTAACTTTCTTATTTTTTAA
- a CDS encoding DUF4258 domain-containing protein, whose amino-acid sequence MDFLKRLGFYLVGLSIGIVFLTFFLKKKSEETGTEFCYFPNCRTLKDIRSKPMSYSDKVSQLFLEKKIDTLDILDVLRNGDVDFSNSETKTTPCKTYIIEGSIKEREAILKIRNCREKALLESISYP is encoded by the coding sequence ATGGATTTTTTAAAACGTTTGGGCTTTTACCTAGTAGGACTTTCCATAGGAATAGTTTTTTTAACCTTTTTCCTAAAGAAAAAATCGGAGGAAACCGGTACCGAGTTCTGCTATTTTCCGAATTGCAGAACCCTAAAGGACATTCGCTCGAAACCTATGTCCTATTCCGATAAAGTCAGCCAATTGTTTTTAGAAAAGAAAATCGACACCCTCGACATCCTCGATGTTTTAAGAAATGGCGACGTTGATTTTTCAAATAGCGAAACCAAGACTACGCCATGTAAAACCTACATTATAGAGGGCTCGATCAAAGAAAGGGAAGCCATTCTCAAAATTAGGAATTGCAGGGAAAAAGCACTTTTAGAATCTATTTCCTACCCATAA
- the lpxA gene encoding acyl-ACP--UDP-N-acetylglucosamine O-acyltransferase produces the protein MNQPLAYIHPGAKIAKNVVVEPFTTIHNNVTIGDGTWIGSNVTIMEGARIGKNCNIFPGAVISAPPQDLKYNGEDTIVTIGDNTTIRECATIHKGTSDRHKTVIGKNCLIMAYCHIAHDCIVGDNCIFSNNSTLAGHVTIGDNVILAGLVAVHQFVSVGQHAFVTGGSLVRKDVPPFVKAAREPLSYVGINSVGLRRRGFPSEKIREIQNIYRILYQKHYNNSQATQIIEAEMEATPERDEILQFIRDSQRGIMKGYFSNN, from the coding sequence ATGAACCAACCCCTTGCCTATATTCACCCGGGCGCAAAAATTGCTAAAAACGTTGTGGTAGAGCCTTTTACCACAATTCATAATAATGTAACGATAGGTGATGGCACTTGGATCGGTTCTAATGTAACCATAATGGAAGGCGCACGTATTGGGAAGAATTGTAATATTTTTCCAGGTGCCGTGATTTCCGCTCCGCCCCAAGATTTAAAATATAACGGAGAAGACACTATTGTAACCATTGGAGACAACACCACCATTCGTGAGTGTGCCACCATTCATAAAGGTACCTCCGATAGACATAAGACCGTAATAGGTAAGAACTGCCTGATTATGGCATATTGTCATATAGCTCACGATTGCATTGTAGGGGATAATTGTATCTTTTCAAACAATTCGACCCTTGCGGGTCATGTTACCATTGGAGACAACGTTATTCTGGCAGGCTTGGTAGCCGTGCATCAATTCGTGTCAGTGGGGCAACATGCCTTTGTTACGGGTGGGTCATTGGTAAGAAAAGATGTACCTCCCTTCGTGAAGGCGGCCCGTGAACCTTTGTCCTACGTAGGAATCAATTCTGTAGGCTTGCGTAGACGTGGTTTTCCTTCGGAAAAAATCCGTGAAATCCAGAATATCTATCGTATTCTTTATCAAAAACACTACAACAATTCACAGGCAACCCAAATTATAGAGGCTGAAATGGAAGCAACGCCCGAAAGGGACGAGATCCTTCAATTTATAAGGGATTCCCAGCGTGGAATCATGAAGGGGTATTTTAGCAATAATTAA
- a CDS encoding bifunctional UDP-3-O-[3-hydroxymyristoyl] N-acetylglucosamine deacetylase/3-hydroxyacyl-ACP dehydratase, with protein sequence MKQRTIKKEVILKGVGLHTGAEVTMKFVPAAENHGYAFKRVDLEGEPIIEADANYVVNTQRGTNLEKRGVKIQTSEHVLAALVGMEIDNVLIELDAPEPPIMDGSSKFFVEALEEAGVEEQNAEREEYIVKDVISYKDEATGSEITVIPAENYQVTTMVDFGTKVLGTQNATLERLSDFKDEISEARTFSFLHELEMLLENGLIKGGDLNNAIVYVDKEISEETMRKLENAFNKKKLSVKPNGILDNLTLHQPNEAARHKLLDVIGDLALAGTRIRGKVIANKPGHHVNTQFAKKIAKIIKLEKRNSVPKYDLDKQPLMDIHQIMDMLPHRPPFLLIDRILELSDSHVVGMKNVTMNEPFFVGHFPGAPVMPGVLQVEAMAQTGGILVLSTVPDPENYLTLFMKIDNVKFKQKVLPGDTLIFHCSLISPIRRGICHMQAYAYANGKLVCEAEMMAQIVKKK encoded by the coding sequence ATGAAACAGAGAACCATTAAGAAAGAGGTTATTTTAAAAGGCGTGGGTCTTCACACCGGCGCAGAAGTAACCATGAAATTTGTTCCCGCAGCAGAGAATCACGGGTACGCGTTCAAGAGGGTAGACTTAGAGGGTGAGCCTATTATTGAGGCCGATGCCAACTATGTGGTGAACACACAAAGAGGTACCAACTTGGAAAAGAGAGGGGTTAAAATACAGACTTCAGAGCATGTATTGGCCGCTTTGGTAGGTATGGAAATCGACAATGTCCTCATTGAACTCGATGCTCCCGAACCTCCCATTATGGATGGTTCGTCAAAATTCTTTGTAGAAGCCTTGGAAGAAGCAGGTGTTGAAGAACAGAACGCGGAAAGGGAAGAGTATATCGTAAAAGACGTAATCTCATACAAAGATGAGGCAACGGGTAGTGAAATTACCGTTATTCCGGCAGAGAATTACCAAGTGACTACCATGGTAGACTTTGGTACTAAAGTGTTGGGAACGCAGAATGCCACCTTAGAGCGATTGTCCGATTTTAAGGATGAAATCTCGGAGGCCCGTACCTTTAGCTTCCTTCATGAATTGGAGATGCTTTTGGAAAACGGACTTATAAAAGGCGGTGATCTGAACAATGCTATCGTGTATGTTGACAAGGAAATTTCCGAGGAAACCATGCGCAAGCTTGAAAATGCCTTCAATAAAAAGAAGCTTTCGGTTAAGCCCAATGGAATATTGGATAACCTTACCTTGCATCAGCCCAATGAGGCCGCAAGGCATAAACTACTTGACGTAATCGGTGATTTGGCCTTGGCCGGTACCCGAATTCGCGGAAAGGTAATAGCCAACAAGCCGGGACACCATGTGAATACCCAATTCGCTAAAAAAATAGCGAAAATCATAAAACTTGAAAAGCGAAATAGCGTACCGAAGTACGACTTGGACAAGCAGCCTCTAATGGATATCCATCAGATTATGGATATGTTGCCACATAGGCCTCCATTTTTGTTGATCGACCGTATTTTGGAACTTTCCGATAGCCACGTTGTGGGTATGAAAAACGTTACCATGAACGAGCCTTTCTTTGTAGGTCACTTTCCGGGAGCACCGGTAATGCCAGGGGTTCTTCAGGTAGAGGCTATGGCGCAGACGGGGGGTATCTTGGTGCTTAGTACGGTTCCGGATCCAGAGAACTATCTTACTCTGTTTATGAAAATAGACAATGTAAAGTTCAAACAAAAAGTATTGCCCGGTGATACGCTTATTTTTCACTGTAGCTTGATTTCGCCTATCCGTAGGGGTATATGTCATATGCAGGCTTATGCCTATGCCAATGGGAAATTGGTCTGTGAAGCTGAAATGATGGCTCAAATCGTAAAAAAGAAATAG
- the tsaE gene encoding tRNA (adenosine(37)-N6)-threonylcarbamoyltransferase complex ATPase subunit type 1 TsaE: METIYTESEIDKVAAAVIAKAPNKTLLFRAPMGAGKTTLIKAIAKNLGVSDAGNSPTFGIVNEYQNENGQLLAYHFDFYRLNDETEALDMGLEDYLNQDAYIFIEWPEKIESFLPIDSTEIEIEIIDIHTRRIKLKE, from the coding sequence ATGGAGACTATCTATACAGAAAGTGAAATCGACAAGGTTGCGGCAGCGGTAATCGCCAAGGCCCCTAACAAAACACTTCTCTTCCGCGCCCCTATGGGAGCCGGAAAAACCACCCTGATCAAAGCTATCGCCAAAAACCTTGGGGTAAGTGACGCGGGCAATAGCCCCACTTTCGGCATTGTAAACGAATACCAAAACGAAAACGGCCAACTACTGGCCTATCATTTTGACTTTTACCGCTTGAACGATGAGACCGAGGCTTTGGACATGGGATTGGAAGACTACCTAAACCAAGACGCCTATATCTTTATAGAATGGCCCGAAAAAATCGAGTCCTTTCTTCCCATTGACAGTACCGAAATAGAGATAGAAATAATAGATATACACACAAGGCGAATTAAGCTAAAAGAGTAA
- the lpxD gene encoding UDP-3-O-(3-hydroxymyristoyl)glucosamine N-acyltransferase: MVFTAGQIAGILEGELHGNPEVTVHKLAKIEEGEEGALTFLANPKYTSYIYSTKASVTIVNKDFVPEHELETILIKVDDAYEAFSKILEFYNQVKNNKTGIEEPVFKSETAKYGADFYLGAFSYLGNNVTIGDNVKIHPNVYIGDNVSIANNVTIFAGAKIYSETVIGNNCVINSGVVIGADGFGFSPNKDGEFQKVPQTGNVILEDNVDIGAGTTIDRATLGSTILRKGVKLDNQIQIAHNVEIGEHTVIAAQTGIAGSTKIGKHCMIGGQVGIVGHITIGDNVKIQAQSGIGRNIKSNEVLQGSPALNYGDYNKSYVYFKNLPKILNRIDELEKNYSDQYKNETENH; the protein is encoded by the coding sequence ATGGTATTTACAGCAGGTCAAATTGCAGGTATTTTAGAAGGAGAACTACACGGAAACCCAGAGGTGACCGTTCATAAATTGGCCAAGATAGAAGAGGGCGAGGAAGGTGCATTGACCTTTTTGGCAAATCCCAAGTATACTTCATATATATATTCCACGAAGGCATCCGTTACTATAGTGAATAAAGATTTCGTTCCTGAGCACGAGCTCGAGACCATTCTTATCAAGGTGGATGATGCTTACGAGGCCTTTTCAAAAATTTTGGAGTTCTACAATCAGGTAAAGAATAACAAAACAGGAATAGAGGAACCGGTGTTTAAATCGGAGACGGCCAAATATGGTGCGGATTTCTACCTCGGTGCTTTTTCCTATCTGGGTAATAACGTTACCATTGGGGATAATGTAAAAATACATCCTAATGTATACATTGGCGACAATGTTAGCATTGCCAACAACGTTACTATATTTGCCGGGGCCAAAATTTACTCCGAAACGGTTATAGGAAACAATTGTGTCATTAATAGCGGTGTCGTTATAGGTGCGGATGGCTTTGGATTTAGCCCGAATAAAGACGGTGAATTTCAAAAAGTGCCCCAGACGGGTAATGTTATCCTTGAAGATAACGTTGATATAGGAGCTGGTACCACTATAGATAGGGCTACTTTAGGTTCCACGATTTTGAGAAAGGGCGTCAAACTAGACAACCAGATTCAAATAGCACATAACGTGGAAATCGGGGAGCATACCGTTATTGCCGCACAAACAGGCATTGCAGGGTCTACCAAGATAGGTAAGCACTGTATGATCGGTGGGCAGGTCGGTATCGTTGGCCATATTACGATAGGAGACAATGTTAAAATCCAGGCCCAATCGGGTATTGGTCGAAATATAAAGAGTAATGAGGTATTACAGGGATCCCCTGCCTTGAATTATGGTGACTACAATAAGTCGTATGTTTACTTCAAGAATTTACCGAAGATTTTAAATAGAATTGACGAACTGGAAAAAAACTACAGCGATCAATACAAGAATGAAACAGAGAACCATTAA
- a CDS encoding proline dehydrogenase family protein: protein MKRIFEDTATAFALKTDSELERAYFLFRMIANEPLVRIGTAMTNFAIKAHLPVEGLIRATVFDHFCGGVSEKDCMPVVDKMYTKNVCSVLDYSVEGKDTEDPFDDAMDMILKVLDFVKEKDAIPFAVFKPTGYGRFALFQKLSEGKSLSDKEQEEWERVVNRFDKTCKKAHDLDVSLLIDAEESWMQDAADQLVEEMMRKYNKEKAIVFNTLQMYRWDRLDYLKQLEKRAEQEGFKIGVKVVRGAYMEKENERAEEKGYRSPICSSKKETDENFDNAVAYIVNHLDSISIFAGTHNEESSYKLMALMAEKGIAPNDNRVWFGQLYGMSDHISFNLAHEDYNVAKYLPFGPVRDVMPYLIRRAEENTSVAGQTTRELSLLKKERQRRKI from the coding sequence ATGAAACGAATTTTTGAAGATACTGCAACGGCTTTTGCCTTGAAAACGGACTCCGAACTGGAACGTGCCTATTTTTTGTTCCGGATGATCGCCAATGAGCCTTTGGTCAGGATCGGTACCGCAATGACGAATTTTGCGATTAAGGCCCATCTTCCCGTTGAAGGGTTGATACGGGCAACGGTTTTTGATCATTTCTGTGGAGGGGTCAGTGAAAAGGATTGTATGCCGGTAGTGGATAAGATGTACACTAAAAATGTATGTAGCGTTTTAGATTATTCGGTAGAGGGAAAGGATACGGAAGATCCTTTTGATGATGCTATGGATATGATTTTAAAAGTGTTGGATTTTGTAAAGGAAAAAGATGCTATTCCATTTGCGGTTTTTAAGCCTACGGGATATGGTAGGTTTGCCCTTTTTCAAAAACTGTCGGAAGGGAAATCGCTATCCGATAAAGAGCAGGAAGAGTGGGAAAGGGTGGTGAACCGATTTGATAAGACCTGTAAAAAAGCCCATGATCTAGATGTTTCCCTGCTTATCGATGCCGAAGAAAGCTGGATGCAAGATGCCGCGGATCAGCTTGTGGAGGAAATGATGCGCAAGTACAATAAGGAAAAGGCCATAGTGTTCAATACCCTTCAGATGTATCGTTGGGATCGGTTGGACTACTTGAAGCAATTGGAAAAACGCGCCGAACAGGAAGGCTTCAAAATCGGGGTAAAAGTTGTACGGGGCGCCTATATGGAAAAGGAGAACGAAAGGGCGGAGGAGAAAGGCTATAGGTCACCTATTTGTTCCTCGAAAAAAGAAACCGATGAGAATTTTGATAATGCCGTCGCGTATATTGTAAACCATCTAGATTCGATTTCCATCTTTGCGGGAACACATAATGAGGAAAGCTCGTATAAGCTGATGGCATTGATGGCTGAAAAAGGGATAGCCCCTAATGATAATCGTGTTTGGTTTGGGCAGTTATATGGTATGAGCGATCATATATCCTTCAACTTGGCCCATGAAGATTACAATGTGGCCAAGTACCTGCCGTTCGGGCCTGTGCGCGATGTTATGCCTTATCTGATACGCCGTGCTGAAGAAAATACTTCGGTGGCCGGGCAGACGACTCGTGAGCTGTCCCTTCTAAAAAAGGAACGGCAACGAAGAAAAATATAG
- the aroB gene encoding 3-dehydroquinate synthase, producing the protein MQSITSSSYAVHFNQRAYDALNTHLSEKTYSKIFILVDENTHTHCLPNFLAQVRGDYDFEIIEIESGEENKNIETCTGVWNALSELDGDRKSLVINLGGGVLTDLGGFVASTFKRGIDFINVPTTLLSMVDASVGGKTGVDLGPLKNQIGVINQPQMVLIITSFLQTLEERQLRSGFAEMLKHGLIQNKAYWEALKKVQDFIHIDDLIYDSVVIKNEVVLQDPTEQNLRKILNYGHTLGHAIESYFLESKTHKTLLHGEAIGIGMILEAYLSKELLGLPEEELKDIKSTFLSYYDKVVFSKENITTILSLLKFDKKNSHGNINFVLLSAIGTPEIDITIPDELYEGAFAYYADH; encoded by the coding sequence ATGCAATCTATAACATCATCATCTTACGCCGTACATTTTAACCAAAGGGCTTACGACGCCCTGAACACCCACTTGTCGGAAAAAACCTATTCCAAAATATTCATTTTGGTAGACGAAAATACGCATACACATTGTCTGCCCAATTTTTTGGCACAGGTTCGCGGCGATTATGATTTTGAGATTATAGAGATCGAATCTGGGGAAGAAAACAAGAATATCGAAACCTGCACCGGCGTCTGGAACGCTTTATCGGAACTCGACGGTGACCGAAAAAGCCTGGTCATCAACCTAGGTGGCGGGGTACTTACGGATTTAGGGGGATTTGTAGCATCGACCTTTAAAAGAGGAATAGATTTCATAAACGTACCTACCACCCTGCTTTCTATGGTAGACGCTTCCGTGGGCGGAAAAACGGGGGTCGACCTTGGGCCCTTAAAAAACCAAATAGGCGTAATCAACCAGCCGCAAATGGTCTTGATCATCACCAGCTTCTTACAGACCTTGGAAGAAAGACAACTGCGTAGCGGTTTTGCCGAAATGCTGAAGCACGGCCTTATTCAAAACAAAGCATACTGGGAAGCCCTTAAAAAAGTACAAGACTTTATCCATATAGACGATTTGATATATGACTCCGTAGTCATTAAAAACGAGGTTGTCTTACAAGATCCGACCGAACAAAACCTTAGGAAAATACTGAATTACGGTCACACCCTAGGGCACGCCATTGAATCGTATTTTCTTGAGAGCAAGACACACAAAACACTTTTGCATGGCGAGGCCATCGGTATCGGAATGATTTTGGAAGCCTACCTATCAAAAGAATTACTCGGCCTCCCCGAAGAAGAGCTTAAGGACATCAAGTCAACTTTTCTTTCGTACTACGACAAGGTCGTTTTCAGCAAAGAGAATATCACTACGATTCTTTCGCTTTTGAAATTCGACAAGAAAAATTCACATGGCAACATCAATTTTGTTCTACTATCGGCCATAGGAACACCGGAAATAGACATTACCATTCCCGATGAACTGTACGAAGGAGCCTTCGCTTACTACGCTGATCACTAG
- a CDS encoding HD domain-containing protein: MINSRKLKIFNDPIYGFITIPNGLIFDLIGHPYFQRLRRISQMGLSYLVYPGAHHTRFHHALGSMHLMQKALQVLKYKGVDITEEEEEGLCCAILLHDIGHGPFSHAMEHSIVESTDHEYISLQFMHALNEIFDGRLSMAISIFRGQYEKHFLNQLVSSQLDMDRLDYLKRDSFYTGVAEGNINSERLITMLNVVGGNLVVEEKGIYSVEKFLMARRFMYWQVYLHKTGIVAEQLLIRILKRAKEIMGEGQIIVCSDALRFFMEHRIEKENFDLKILNIFSKLDDVDVLGAIKSWQDHDDFILSKLCEMLINRRFLKVKLKNSPIADTVFQKHTSRVKEKYKLTESEAAYFVFKGVIENRAYDRHHQNINILRKNKKLIDVAKASDQLNLKALSKTVTKYYICYPKDSV, encoded by the coding sequence TTGATAAATTCTAGAAAGCTTAAAATTTTTAATGATCCAATTTACGGATTTATTACAATTCCTAACGGACTAATATTCGACTTGATCGGGCATCCTTACTTTCAACGTTTGAGGAGGATTTCCCAAATGGGACTGTCGTATCTGGTTTATCCAGGGGCGCACCATACAAGGTTTCATCATGCCTTGGGTTCTATGCATCTTATGCAGAAGGCCTTACAGGTTTTGAAGTATAAAGGAGTCGATATTACCGAAGAAGAGGAGGAAGGCCTTTGTTGTGCCATCCTTTTGCACGACATCGGGCACGGACCGTTTTCCCATGCCATGGAACACAGCATAGTTGAGAGTACGGACCATGAATATATTTCATTGCAGTTTATGCACGCCTTGAACGAAATCTTTGATGGTCGGCTATCGATGGCCATTTCAATTTTTAGGGGGCAGTACGAAAAACACTTTTTGAACCAGTTGGTGTCGAGCCAACTGGATATGGACCGACTCGATTATTTGAAGCGTGACAGTTTTTATACCGGTGTAGCCGAAGGTAACATCAATTCGGAACGATTGATTACCATGCTTAACGTAGTCGGTGGTAACCTGGTGGTTGAGGAAAAAGGAATTTATTCCGTCGAGAAATTTCTGATGGCCCGTCGTTTTATGTATTGGCAGGTTTATCTGCACAAAACGGGTATTGTGGCCGAACAGTTATTGATCCGAATTCTCAAGCGGGCCAAAGAAATTATGGGAGAGGGGCAGATTATTGTATGTAGCGATGCCCTTCGCTTTTTTATGGAGCACCGTATCGAAAAGGAAAATTTTGATCTTAAAATATTGAATATTTTTTCAAAACTTGACGATGTTGATGTCTTGGGGGCCATAAAATCATGGCAAGATCACGATGATTTCATCCTTTCCAAGCTCTGTGAAATGTTGATAAATCGTCGGTTCCTTAAGGTGAAATTGAAGAATAGTCCTATAGCCGATACCGTTTTTCAAAAGCATACATCACGTGTAAAAGAAAAATATAAGCTTACGGAAAGTGAGGCGGCGTATTTTGTTTTTAAGGGGGTGATCGAAAACCGGGCCTACGATCGTCATCACCAGAACATCAATATTTTAAGAAAGAACAAGAAGCTTATTGATGTAGCAAAGGCTTCCGATCAGTTGAATCTGAAAGCGCTCTCAAAAACAGTTACCAAATATTATATCTGTTATCCCAAAGATTCTGTTTAA
- the porX gene encoding T9SS response regulator signal transducer PorX, whose amino-acid sequence MNKITILWVDDEIDLLKPHIIFLQGKNYDVITCQSGQEALEELQQSQVDIVFLDENMPGISGLETLAEIKKIDLSLPVVMITKSEEEFIMEEAIGSKIADYLIKPVNPNQILLSLKKNLDHSRLVSEKTTSNYQQEFRKIAMDLSMVNSVEEWVDLYKRLIYWELRLEDIEDSSMFEILESQKAEANTHFGKFVERNYESWFDGDGPVLSHSLFKELVQPELKEGPTLLLVIDNLRYDQWYAFEDTVSSFYKKNKEESYFSILPTATQYARNAIFSGLTPLAMEKKHPDWWKNDTEEGGKNLYEADFLGAQIKRLGLDIKWEYHKISTLKQGKNLSQNFKSQKDNDLTVLVYNFVDMISHSKTEMEVIKELASNDKAYRSLTQSWFKNSPLLEIIQQAQQMGMKLIITTDHGTINVKQPSKVIGDKETSLNLRYKTGRSLTYEEKDVLAAKDPTEIHLPRINMSSSFIFAKNDLFFAYPNNYNHYVSYYRNTYQHGGISLEEMIIPFVVLSPK is encoded by the coding sequence ATGAATAAAATCACCATATTATGGGTAGATGATGAAATCGATCTACTCAAACCGCATATTATATTCCTCCAAGGAAAAAATTACGATGTTATTACCTGCCAGAGCGGCCAAGAAGCCCTGGAAGAGCTACAGCAATCTCAAGTAGACATTGTTTTTTTGGACGAAAATATGCCCGGCATCTCAGGACTGGAAACCTTGGCGGAGATTAAAAAAATAGATTTATCGCTCCCCGTGGTAATGATAACCAAGAGCGAGGAAGAATTCATTATGGAAGAGGCCATCGGTTCCAAAATTGCCGATTACCTAATAAAACCGGTTAATCCGAACCAGATTCTTTTATCCTTAAAGAAAAATTTAGACCATTCGCGTTTGGTTTCCGAAAAAACCACCTCTAACTATCAACAGGAGTTCCGAAAAATTGCCATGGACCTTTCCATGGTAAATTCCGTGGAAGAATGGGTAGACCTATACAAGCGACTGATCTATTGGGAACTTCGGCTCGAAGACATCGAAGACAGCAGTATGTTCGAAATTCTCGAATCACAAAAAGCCGAAGCCAACACCCATTTCGGGAAATTCGTCGAGCGAAATTACGAAAGCTGGTTCGACGGCGACGGCCCCGTACTCTCCCACAGCTTGTTCAAAGAACTCGTCCAACCCGAATTAAAAGAAGGCCCTACCCTACTTCTTGTAATCGACAACCTACGCTATGACCAGTGGTACGCCTTTGAAGACACCGTGAGTTCATTCTACAAAAAGAACAAGGAAGAATCGTATTTCAGCATTTTACCTACCGCTACCCAATATGCGCGTAACGCCATTTTTTCTGGCCTAACCCCATTGGCCATGGAAAAAAAGCATCCCGATTGGTGGAAAAACGATACGGAAGAAGGCGGAAAAAATCTGTATGAAGCCGATTTCTTAGGAGCGCAAATCAAGCGACTAGGACTTGACATAAAATGGGAGTACCACAAAATCAGCACCCTTAAACAAGGTAAAAACCTATCGCAAAATTTCAAATCGCAAAAAGACAACGACCTCACCGTACTCGTGTACAACTTTGTGGATATGATCTCACATTCAAAAACAGAGATGGAGGTCATAAAAGAATTGGCCAGCAACGACAAGGCCTACCGATCGCTTACCCAGAGTTGGTTCAAGAACTCTCCATTACTAGAGATAATACAACAGGCCCAACAGATGGGCATGAAGCTGATCATCACCACCGACCACGGAACGATCAACGTAAAACAGCCTTCAAAGGTCATCGGGGACAAGGAAACAAGCCTCAACCTTAGATATAAGACCGGAAGAAGCCTGACCTACGAAGAAAAGGACGTTTTGGCCGCCAAAGACCCGACCGAGATCCATTTGCCGCGTATCAACATGAGTAGTTCGTTTATATTCGCAAAAAACGATTTATTTTTTGCCTACCCCAACAACTACAACCATTACGTTAGCTACTACCGAAACACCTATCAACATGGCGGAATCTCATTGGAAGAAATGATAATCCCCTTTGTAGTCCTATCCCCCAAATAA